In Plasmodium cynomolgi strain B DNA, chromosome 6, whole genome shotgun sequence, the sequence TCAGTTGGTTCagcttatttttaatttcatctGCCGAGATGGGTGACATGTGGGTTAGGGTTTTCCCAAGGGGGTCTTTCTCCCTCTGGGCCTTTACATACTTCACTTTTTCATCCCAGTCATCGCCAAGCTGCAACCAATCGAGCCAGACAATTCTCCTTATGTTCCATCCCAAGTCGTAAAGAATCCTATGTTGCAACTTTACACTTTCGATATACTGATTTGTAGAGGTATAAAAACAAGCAGGTCCATCAACAAACCAGCAGTTTcgtttttcattcatctcaCCAATATCTATATAGTAACATCCCCAAAGAAAGGTGTTCCTATGGCTTACACCTAATTTGGCTAGACAGTTCGAAACTTCCCATTGCAATTCGGATGGCTTTCTCGTACTCTCTGGGATCCTTCTCATACTGAGGCGGACATAAAAGCTTTTTACCTTATTGGAAAGGGCACTCCACACATGGGGGAATAAGACCCTCACGGCTACTGCCGATTTGTAAGCACTCTTGTAATGTTGCGGTCTGGCACAAATAAACATATTGCTAAATCggattaaaatatattttttaacttcatcATCGTAAAGGTTAACCAAAGTAACATCATTAATTACGTTACGAAAATCTTGAGCAAAAATTGTTTCCAGTTTGTTAACCATATGGCTGTTTATAAattgtttataatttttattttgaattcCTAGCTTTGCAATTgcattgtttatttttattaaatcttTTACTCGCATATCGTCAAATTTGTCCACAACAGCTTTGCAGAAATGGTtgaaaaattcttcttctctgATTAGGACTCTGTTTAATGACCATGCAATGCACATT encodes:
- a CDS encoding secretory protein (putative) gives rise to the protein MNVCLTSQANLMDGQYIAACVQKAATLRKHDYELWKGYTERILTIRDTLTPQQVGYIFYGMGKSRFLNPSFYEQMLTCVQKKLNAFYSHPLMCIAWSLNRVLIREEEFFNHFCKAVVDKFDDMRVKDLIKINNAIAKLGIQNKNYKQFINSHMVNKLETIFAQDFRNVINDVTLVNLYDDEVKKYILIRFSNMFICARPQHYKSAYKSAVAVRVLFPHVWSALSNKVKSFYVRLSMRRIPESTRKPSELQWEVSNCLAKLGVSHRNTFLWGCYYIDIGEMNEKRNCWFVDGPACFYTSTNQYIESVKLQHRILYDLGWNIRRIVWLDWLQLGDDWDEKVKYVKAQREKDPLGKTLTHMSPISADEIKNKLNQLKAYKIRKEQQKEDSQEKIHLT